From Qingrenia yutianensis, the proteins below share one genomic window:
- a CDS encoding amino acid ABC transporter ATP-binding protein has translation MNDNYLIETKNLCKHYLDGSVVALDNVSTGIKSGEVVVIIGPSGSGKSTFLRSLNLLEVPTSGSVIFEGKEITDPKTDINVHRRKMGMVFQQFNLFPHMNVLDNLTLGPIKLLKKSKSEAEKNALELLDRVGLKDRADAYPSQLSGGQKQRVAIVRALCMNPDVMLFDEPTSALDPEMVGEVLDVMKSLAEGGMTMVVVTHEMRFAREVGKRVIFMADGAIVEEGTPSEIFDNPKNERTKAFLEKVL, from the coding sequence GTGAACGATAATTACCTTATTGAAACAAAAAACTTGTGCAAGCATTATCTCGACGGCTCCGTTGTTGCGCTCGATAACGTTTCGACCGGCATAAAATCGGGTGAGGTTGTTGTTATAATAGGCCCGTCGGGCAGCGGAAAATCAACCTTTCTCCGCTCGTTAAATCTTCTTGAAGTGCCGACCTCCGGCTCGGTTATTTTCGAGGGAAAAGAAATTACAGACCCCAAAACAGATATAAACGTTCACCGCAGAAAAATGGGGATGGTTTTTCAGCAGTTTAACCTTTTTCCGCATATGAACGTTTTGGATAATCTCACTCTCGGCCCGATTAAACTTTTGAAAAAATCGAAATCAGAGGCAGAGAAAAATGCGCTTGAGCTTTTGGACAGAGTAGGCTTAAAGGATAGGGCGGATGCTTATCCGTCACAGCTTTCGGGCGGTCAGAAACAGAGGGTTGCCATTGTGCGCGCACTTTGTATGAACCCCGATGTTATGCTTTTTGACGAGCCTACAAGCGCACTCGACCCCGAAATGGTCGGAGAAGTGCTGGACGTTATGAAATCGCTCGCGGAAGGCGGTATGACAATGGTTGTTGTAACGCACGAAATGCGTTTTGCGCGCGAGGTTGGAAAACGTGTGATATTTATGGCGGACGGCGCGATAGTGGAGGAGGGCACACCATCCGAGATTTTCGACAATCCGAAAAACGAAAGAACAAAAGCCTTTTTGGAAAAAGTGCTTTAG
- a CDS encoding phenylacetate--CoA ligase family protein, whose product MIWNPKIECEGRGEIKDLQLKRLKETVERIYSNVPYYKKKLDEAGVTPDSIKSLDDLKRIPFTTKDDLRENYPFGLFASPMKDIVRIHASSGTTGKPTVVGYTKNDLDTWSEAIARLACAAGATEDDIAQISFGYGLFTGGFGLHYGLEKVGLAIIPASTGNTEKQIMLMKDFGTTLLVSTPSYALYMSEVAEKMGIDIKKDLKLKIGMFGSEGSTEEMRQEIEKRWGMTATENYGLSEIMGPGVAGECTEKCGMHVSDDLFIVEIINPETGEVLPEGEVGELVITNIKKEGIPLLRYRTKDITYLDNTPCKCGRTTPRIAKIQGRSDDMLKIKGVNVFPSQIESALLGTKGIAPYYQIIVKKVGFVDDMEVLVELNDDSLLEKFSELEKLERTVKHKIKTVLGLDIKIKLVEPQTIERTAGKAKRVIDLRK is encoded by the coding sequence ATGATTTGGAACCCAAAAATCGAATGTGAGGGCAGGGGCGAAATTAAAGACCTGCAGCTTAAAAGACTGAAAGAAACGGTGGAGCGGATTTACAGCAATGTACCGTATTACAAAAAGAAGCTCGACGAGGCAGGGGTTACCCCCGACAGCATTAAGTCGCTTGACGATTTAAAAAGAATACCGTTCACCACAAAAGACGATTTGCGCGAAAACTATCCGTTCGGGCTTTTTGCGTCGCCGATGAAAGATATTGTGCGTATTCACGCGTCATCGGGCACAACGGGAAAACCGACGGTTGTGGGATATACGAAAAACGATCTCGACACTTGGTCGGAGGCTATTGCACGTCTTGCGTGCGCGGCAGGCGCAACGGAGGACGATATTGCACAGATTTCGTTCGGCTACGGCCTTTTTACCGGCGGTTTCGGCTTGCATTACGGACTTGAAAAAGTCGGTCTTGCAATTATCCCGGCATCAACAGGAAACACCGAAAAGCAGATTATGCTTATGAAAGATTTCGGCACAACGCTTTTGGTAAGCACGCCGTCCTATGCGCTTTATATGTCTGAAGTTGCCGAAAAAATGGGCATTGATATAAAGAAAGATTTAAAACTTAAAATCGGTATGTTCGGCTCTGAAGGCTCTACCGAAGAAATGAGACAGGAAATTGAAAAACGCTGGGGAATGACCGCAACCGAAAACTACGGTTTAAGCGAAATTATGGGTCCCGGTGTTGCCGGCGAATGTACCGAAAAATGCGGTATGCACGTGTCGGACGATTTGTTTATAGTTGAAATCATCAACCCCGAAACAGGCGAGGTTCTGCCTGAGGGTGAGGTCGGCGAGCTTGTTATCACAAACATCAAAAAAGAGGGTATTCCGCTTTTAAGATACAGAACAAAGGATATTACATATCTTGACAATACGCCGTGCAAATGCGGACGCACAACTCCGCGAATTGCAAAAATTCAGGGCAGAAGCGACGATATGCTCAAAATAAAGGGCGTTAACGTGTTCCCGTCGCAGATTGAAAGCGCGCTCCTCGGCACCAAAGGAATTGCGCCGTACTATCAGATTATCGTCAAAAAAGTCGGTTTTGTTGACGATATGGAGGTTTTGGTTGAGCTTAACGACGACAGCTTACTTGAAAAATTCAGCGAACTTGAAAAACTCGAGCGCACGGTTAAACACAAAATAAAAACCGTTCTCGGTCTTGACATTAAAATTAAACTTGTAGAACCGCAGACAATCGAGCGTACGGCAGGAAAAGCAAAAAGAGTTATTGATTTACGAAAATAA
- the iorA gene encoding indolepyruvate ferredoxin oxidoreductase subunit alpha: MKRLMIGNEAIALGAYEAGVRIVSSYPGTPSTEITEFMAKRNDVYTEWAPNEKVACEVAIGASIAGARSMTCMKHVGLNVAADPLFTSSYTGVNGGFVIVVADDPGMHSSQNEQDSRNYAKASKVPMLEPSDSAECKEFMKKAFEISEKFDTPVIVRLTTRVAHSQSLVEVNERENVELKDMVKNPAKYVMMPAMAKKRHVFVEQRCEDLKKFAETSDLNKIEINDTKIGIITSGITYQYAKEAMPQASYLKLGIVNPINENLVKDFAKKVDRVVVLEELDPFIEEFCKAHGVNAEGKEIFTLQGEYTASMIKEKLLGIKNENILSSGVDVPVRPPVMCPGCPHRGMFYVLSKLKLTVSGDIGCYTLGAMAPLSAVDACVCMGASVGMAHGMQKARGEEFAKNTVAVIGDSTFIHSGITGLIDIVYNKGVSTVIILDNSITGMTGHQQNPTTGFTIKNEPTKSVNLIKLANAVGIDRVVVADPFDVDNFEKVVKEEINAPEPSVIISQRPCALLKNVNYGRECIIDSDKCKNCKMCMKLGCPAITVKNGKMVINSALCNGCELCTHVCKFGAIRKVGEDNE, translated from the coding sequence ATGAAAAGATTGATGATAGGCAACGAGGCTATTGCCCTCGGCGCATATGAAGCGGGCGTGCGGATTGTTTCGTCATATCCCGGTACACCCAGCACGGAAATTACAGAATTTATGGCAAAGCGCAACGACGTTTACACCGAATGGGCACCCAATGAAAAGGTTGCCTGTGAGGTTGCAATCGGCGCGTCAATCGCAGGCGCAAGAAGTATGACCTGTATGAAGCATGTCGGCTTGAACGTTGCGGCAGATCCGCTTTTCACAAGCTCATATACGGGCGTTAACGGCGGTTTTGTAATTGTTGTTGCCGACGACCCCGGTATGCACAGTTCGCAGAATGAGCAGGACAGCAGAAACTATGCAAAGGCGTCCAAAGTGCCTATGCTTGAGCCGTCCGACAGCGCGGAATGTAAGGAATTTATGAAAAAAGCTTTTGAAATAAGCGAAAAATTCGACACACCCGTTATCGTCCGTCTTACAACGAGAGTTGCACATTCGCAGAGCCTTGTTGAAGTAAATGAGCGCGAAAACGTTGAGCTTAAAGATATGGTTAAAAATCCTGCAAAATACGTTATGATGCCTGCAATGGCAAAAAAAAGACACGTTTTTGTTGAGCAGAGATGCGAGGATTTGAAAAAATTCGCCGAAACGAGCGATCTTAACAAAATTGAGATTAACGACACAAAAATCGGCATAATCACAAGCGGAATTACATATCAGTATGCAAAAGAGGCAATGCCCCAAGCAAGCTATTTAAAACTCGGTATAGTTAATCCCATAAACGAAAATTTGGTTAAAGATTTTGCAAAAAAGGTTGACAGAGTTGTCGTTTTGGAAGAACTTGACCCGTTTATCGAGGAATTTTGCAAGGCACACGGCGTAAACGCGGAGGGAAAAGAAATTTTCACACTCCAGGGCGAATACACCGCGTCAATGATAAAAGAAAAGCTTTTAGGCATCAAGAACGAAAACATTCTTTCAAGCGGCGTTGACGTTCCCGTAAGACCGCCCGTTATGTGTCCCGGCTGTCCTCACCGCGGTATGTTCTATGTTTTAAGCAAATTAAAACTTACTGTAAGCGGTGACATCGGCTGTTATACACTCGGTGCAATGGCACCGTTATCGGCGGTTGACGCTTGCGTCTGTATGGGTGCGAGCGTCGGTATGGCGCACGGTATGCAAAAGGCAAGGGGAGAGGAATTTGCCAAAAATACTGTTGCTGTAATCGGTGACTCTACATTTATACATTCGGGAATTACGGGACTTATCGATATTGTTTACAACAAAGGCGTATCAACTGTTATTATTCTCGACAACTCTATCACCGGTATGACCGGTCATCAGCAGAACCCGACGACGGGATTTACCATTAAAAACGAGCCTACAAAGAGCGTTAACCTTATAAAACTCGCAAACGCGGTCGGAATCGACAGAGTTGTTGTTGCAGACCCGTTTGACGTTGACAATTTTGAAAAAGTTGTAAAAGAAGAAATAAACGCACCCGAGCCGTCGGTGATTATTTCACAGCGTCCGTGCGCACTTCTTAAAAATGTTAACTACGGCAGAGAGTGCATAATTGACAGTGATAAATGCAAAAACTGCAAGATGTGTATGAAACTCGGCTGTCCGGCAATTACCGTTAAAAACGGCAAAATGGTTATAAATTCCGCACTGTGCAACGGCTGTGAACTTTGCACGCACGTTTGCAAATTCGGTGCAATAAGAAAGGTCGGTGAAGATAATGAGTAA
- a CDS encoding S-layer homology domain-containing protein produces the protein MFNFKRLISTAVAFVMAASVMSTAFAAIPSDVAGTEYEEAAQVLGVLDIMVGDKDTGTFRPDDTIIRSEGARVAISALGLQEVAEVTNGATKYPDVVSNHWANGYINVATDQGMVIGDDVGTFRPDDTISYAEMVTIMIRALGYEKMAESKGGYPTGYLVTASNIGLTKNVPGSGDEGITRGKVARLVFNGLTIKLMEQVGYGSDVKYEVVDKTLLYNYLDVEKITDQVKAVGSSAINGDSNLKDTQIQIGDKIYNIANADVREILGFNVDAYVEKDGKTNEKNLLVAIPVEGKNESVKIDADDIEEIINEESSKAVRYWVNKDTDKNAKKATVASDAKVMYNGKAGTFEDFKKIESGTLTLLDSDTNGEYDIVFINETVNYVVDEALTSTHKIVDKYGKKTLVLDPDDTNISFTIEKGSEFIGIKDLKEWDVLTVTQSKDNSFIHIEVSSEKVSGTVTEKDNEKVYIDGKGYKVAANYPNTISLNDEGTFYLDVQGKIAAVDADSRISSNYAYLNSIEMASGINKVLELELFTKDGKSLLLKSAAKVKVNNSSSVLAKDALATIGKNPQLITYELNSDGAVSKITTAKDLNGKIDEDNFSKNMSLSEAVYKSASGKLVTSSSSVTVTDDTVVFDIPNGKTDTEDYSIRDKKFFINDDKYDVVVYDLSEDLSAGVLVVTSSTGDADESSSIAVVDKITKTQNEDGVDIEKLYAVQNGKTVTVSTSETGILVKKSGGETVSLAQGDIIQYKTNVKGEIEKITVLFDVSSKATEAENKISDDLQTYYGKVTKKFSNSFNLQVNGGEVMNFAIGDADIYYVNTKTNNKNVSIGDSGDIQKYDELDPERVFVRVYKDEVKEVVVIK, from the coding sequence ATGTTCAACTTCAAAAGACTCATCTCAACAGCCGTTGCATTTGTGATGGCAGCTTCTGTAATGAGCACCGCTTTTGCTGCAATTCCGAGTGACGTCGCAGGAACAGAATACGAGGAGGCCGCTCAGGTATTGGGAGTTTTAGACATTATGGTTGGCGATAAAGATACCGGTACATTCAGACCTGATGATACAATTATCCGTTCAGAGGGTGCAAGAGTTGCAATCTCGGCACTCGGACTTCAGGAAGTTGCGGAAGTTACAAACGGCGCAACAAAATATCCCGACGTGGTTTCAAATCACTGGGCAAACGGATATATCAACGTTGCAACCGACCAGGGTATGGTAATCGGTGACGATGTGGGAACTTTCCGTCCCGACGACACTATTTCCTACGCTGAAATGGTTACAATTATGATAAGAGCGCTCGGCTATGAAAAAATGGCAGAGTCCAAGGGGGGTTACCCCACAGGTTACCTTGTAACTGCGTCCAATATCGGTCTTACAAAGAACGTTCCGGGCAGCGGTGACGAAGGTATCACAAGAGGCAAAGTTGCAAGACTTGTATTCAACGGTCTTACAATTAAGCTTATGGAGCAGGTTGGCTACGGCAGCGACGTTAAATATGAAGTTGTAGACAAAACTCTTCTCTACAACTATCTTGACGTTGAAAAAATAACCGACCAGGTTAAAGCAGTAGGTTCGTCTGCAATAAACGGCGACAGCAATCTTAAAGATACGCAAATTCAGATCGGCGACAAAATCTATAACATTGCAAATGCCGATGTAAGAGAAATTTTAGGATTCAACGTTGACGCATACGTTGAAAAAGACGGCAAGACAAACGAGAAAAACCTTCTTGTTGCAATCCCCGTTGAGGGCAAAAACGAGTCGGTTAAAATCGACGCTGACGACATCGAAGAAATTATAAACGAAGAGTCGTCCAAAGCCGTTAGATACTGGGTAAACAAAGACACTGACAAAAATGCGAAAAAAGCTACCGTTGCATCTGACGCTAAAGTTATGTATAACGGCAAAGCAGGCACGTTTGAAGATTTCAAAAAAATCGAATCCGGCACACTCACACTTTTGGACAGTGATACAAACGGTGAATACGATATAGTTTTTATCAACGAAACGGTTAATTATGTCGTTGATGAGGCGCTCACAAGCACCCATAAAATCGTTGACAAATACGGTAAAAAAACACTTGTGCTTGATCCCGATGATACAAATATCTCTTTCACAATCGAAAAAGGCAGTGAGTTTATCGGTATAAAAGACCTCAAGGAATGGGACGTTTTAACGGTAACACAAAGTAAGGACAATTCGTTTATTCACATTGAAGTGTCGAGCGAAAAAGTTTCGGGTACAGTAACCGAAAAGGATAACGAAAAGGTTTATATCGACGGCAAGGGCTACAAGGTTGCGGCAAACTACCCCAACACAATCAGCCTTAACGACGAAGGAACTTTCTACCTCGACGTTCAGGGTAAAATCGCCGCAGTTGACGCTGACAGCAGAATAAGCTCCAACTACGCTTACCTTAACAGTATTGAAATGGCAAGCGGTATAAACAAAGTCTTGGAGCTTGAACTTTTCACAAAAGACGGCAAATCGCTCCTTTTGAAATCTGCTGCAAAAGTTAAAGTTAACAATTCGTCCAGCGTTCTTGCAAAAGACGCGCTTGCAACAATCGGCAAAAACCCCCAGCTTATCACTTACGAATTAAACTCAGACGGTGCGGTGTCTAAAATCACTACTGCTAAGGATTTAAACGGAAAAATCGACGAGGATAACTTCTCCAAGAATATGTCGCTTTCCGAAGCGGTTTACAAAAGTGCGTCCGGTAAGCTTGTAACCTCTTCTTCGAGCGTAACAGTAACCGACGATACGGTTGTATTCGATATTCCGAACGGCAAAACCGATACGGAAGATTATTCGATAAGAGATAAAAAATTCTTTATCAATGACGATAAATACGACGTTGTTGTATACGATTTGAGCGAAGATTTGAGCGCAGGCGTGCTTGTTGTAACAAGCTCTACCGGCGACGCTGATGAGTCCTCCTCTATCGCGGTTGTTGATAAAATAACAAAAACACAGAACGAAGACGGTGTTGATATTGAAAAGCTTTATGCGGTTCAGAATGGAAAAACCGTAACAGTTTCGACAAGCGAAACAGGCATTCTTGTTAAAAAATCCGGCGGTGAAACAGTAAGCCTTGCACAGGGTGATATTATCCAGTACAAGACAAACGTTAAGGGCGAAATTGAAAAGATAACGGTACTGTTTGATGTGTCAAGCAAAGCAACCGAGGCTGAAAACAAAATTTCGGACGATTTGCAGACCTACTACGGTAAAGTTACAAAGAAATTCTCGAATTCGTTCAACCTCCAGGTTAACGGCGGCGAAGTTATGAACTTTGCAATCGGCGATGCGGATATTTACTATGTAAATACCAAAACAAACAACAAAAACGTAAGTATCGGTGATTCCGGCGACATTCAGAAATATGATGAGCTTGATCCCGAGAGAGTTTTTGTAAGAGTTTACAAAGACGAAGTTAAAGAAGTCGTTGTTATAAAGTAA
- a CDS encoding indolepyruvate oxidoreductase subunit beta, with the protein MSNIIIAGVGGQGTLLASRILGAVAISGGYDVKVSEVHGMSQRGGSVITFVKFGEKVYSPIIDIGEADIILAFEELEALRWLSYLKPNGKIIVNTQNIDPMPVIIGAAKYPENIMDTLNEKCKNVLTIDAMKYANELGNTKVANVVLIGHMAKNTDIDKEIWLEAIKDTVPPKFAELNLKAFELGYQH; encoded by the coding sequence ATGAGTAACATTATTATAGCAGGCGTCGGCGGTCAGGGAACGCTCCTTGCAAGCCGTATTCTCGGCGCGGTTGCAATCAGCGGAGGCTACGATGTAAAGGTTTCGGAGGTTCACGGAATGTCACAGCGCGGAGGCAGTGTTATAACCTTCGTAAAATTCGGCGAAAAGGTTTATTCGCCCATTATCGACATCGGCGAGGCTGATATTATTCTTGCTTTTGAAGAACTTGAAGCTTTAAGATGGCTTTCGTATCTTAAACCCAACGGAAAAATCATTGTAAATACGCAGAATATCGACCCGATGCCCGTTATTATCGGCGCGGCGAAATATCCCGAAAATATAATGGATACGTTAAATGAAAAATGCAAAAATGTACTTACCATTGACGCTATGAAATACGCAAACGAACTTGGCAACACAAAAGTTGCAAACGTTGTGCTGATCGGTCATATGGCTAAAAATACTGATATTGACAAAGAAATTTGGCTTGAAGCTATAAAAGATACCGTTCCGCCTAAATTTGCTGAGCTTAATCTTAAGGCATTTGAACTCGGTTACCAACATTAA
- a CDS encoding phenylacetate--CoA ligase family protein has product MKYWDEKHECMGREEMRALQSERLVETVKRVYEHQAPYRKKMDEIGLKPEDIKSIDDLTKLPFTVKQDLRDNYPYGLFAVDMDDIVRIHASSGTTGKQTVVGYTKNDLDMWANMVARVFTAAGADKKSIFQIAYGYGLFTGGLGAHYGAEKIGASVVPISVGNTARQVRTLVDFGVTHIACTPSYVIYLAETIKEMGIKKDELKLKYGIFGAEPWSDKMRRKIEDELGITAIDIYGLSEVVGPGVSFSCTEQDGLHINEDNFIPEVIDPETGEVLPDGQLGELVFTTITKEGLPLIRYRTRDICSLSHEKCACGRTLVKMSKPCGRSDDMLIIRGVNVFPSQIESVLLEMGNTSPHYLLIVDRKGALDTLEIQVELSEESFESDEIKYVETLSSEIKKKVESTLGIAAKITLVEPKSIERSAGKAVRVVDKRKI; this is encoded by the coding sequence ATGAAATACTGGGACGAAAAACACGAATGTATGGGCCGTGAAGAAATGCGTGCTCTGCAGTCGGAAAGACTTGTTGAAACTGTTAAAAGAGTGTACGAGCATCAGGCGCCGTACCGCAAAAAAATGGACGAAATCGGTTTAAAACCCGAGGATATAAAGAGCATTGACGATTTGACAAAGCTGCCGTTTACGGTTAAACAGGATTTGCGCGACAATTACCCGTACGGACTTTTTGCGGTTGATATGGACGATATTGTGCGTATTCACGCGTCATCCGGAACAACCGGAAAACAAACTGTTGTGGGATACACAAAAAACGACCTTGATATGTGGGCGAATATGGTTGCGCGTGTTTTCACGGCAGCGGGCGCGGACAAAAAGTCGATTTTCCAGATTGCATACGGCTACGGCCTTTTCACCGGCGGTCTGGGCGCGCATTACGGCGCTGAAAAAATCGGCGCGTCGGTCGTTCCGATAAGTGTAGGCAACACAGCGCGTCAGGTGCGCACACTGGTTGATTTCGGCGTTACACATATCGCGTGTACGCCGTCATACGTTATTTATCTTGCCGAAACAATTAAGGAAATGGGTATTAAAAAAGATGAATTAAAGCTTAAATACGGCATATTCGGCGCAGAGCCGTGGAGCGACAAAATGCGCAGAAAAATTGAGGACGAGCTTGGCATTACCGCGATTGATATTTACGGTTTGAGCGAGGTTGTCGGTCCCGGCGTAAGCTTTTCGTGCACCGAACAGGACGGCTTGCATATCAACGAAGATAATTTTATTCCCGAGGTTATCGACCCCGAAACAGGCGAAGTTTTGCCCGACGGTCAGCTCGGCGAACTGGTGTTTACAACAATCACAAAAGAAGGACTTCCGCTTATACGTTACAGAACGCGCGATATTTGTTCGCTTTCGCACGAAAAATGCGCGTGCGGACGTACACTCGTTAAGATGAGCAAACCCTGCGGACGCAGTGACGATATGCTCATTATCCGCGGTGTTAACGTATTCCCGTCGCAGATTGAAAGCGTACTTCTCGAAATGGGTAACACATCGCCTCACTATCTTTTGATTGTAGACAGAAAAGGCGCTCTCGACACGCTCGAAATTCAGGTTGAATTGAGCGAGGAAAGCTTTGAAAGCGACGAAATCAAATATGTTGAAACGTTAAGCTCGGAAATCAAAAAGAAAGTTGAAAGCACTCTCGGAATTGCCGCTAAAATTACGCTCGTTGAGCCGAAAAGCATTGAGCGCAGTGCCGGCAAAGCTGTGAGGGTTGTAGATAAACGAAAAATATAA
- a CDS encoding DUF5662 family protein, whose product MSSVWGHFKTITYHKYLVAVHASKCGILFQGLVHDMSKYSPTEFIAGAKYYKGTKSPNEAERADKGYSLAWMHHKGRNRHHFEYWSDYNPKTKEISAVKMPVKYVVEMLCDRVAASKVYQGDNYTNSHPLEYFLNGKARRKIHPETSDLIEKLLRMLAEYGEKETFAYAKKLIRENKREKY is encoded by the coding sequence ATGTCAAGTGTATGGGGACATTTTAAAACGATAACATATCATAAATATCTTGTGGCGGTGCACGCGTCAAAGTGCGGAATTTTGTTTCAGGGACTAGTGCACGATATGTCCAAGTATTCGCCGACAGAGTTTATTGCAGGCGCAAAGTATTATAAAGGAACAAAGAGTCCGAACGAGGCGGAAAGGGCGGATAAGGGGTACTCCCTTGCCTGGATGCATCACAAAGGCAGAAACAGGCACCATTTTGAATACTGGTCGGACTACAATCCGAAAACAAAGGAAATCTCCGCGGTTAAAATGCCGGTGAAATACGTTGTCGAAATGCTTTGCGACCGTGTTGCCGCAAGCAAGGTTTATCAGGGGGACAACTACACAAATTCACACCCGCTGGAATACTTTTTAAACGGCAAGGCGCGCCGTAAAATTCACCCCGAAACGAGTGACCTTATAGAAAAACTTCTTCGTATGCTTGCAGAATACGGCGAAAAAGAAACTTTTGCTTATGCAAAAAAACTGATACGTGAAAATAAACGCGAAAAATATTGA
- a CDS encoding amino acid ABC transporter permease, with the protein MDWVKKIGWLNDLKADFILNFVSDNRWKFITSGLKNTLIITFLAVLIGVALGMIVAVVRSSYDKNYADMHKGLNEFLLKIANAICKIYLTVIRGTPVVVQLMIMYYIIFATSRNSLMVAVIAFGINSGAYVAEIVRSGIMSIDQGQLEAGRSLGFDYKRTMWYIIIPQAFKNILPALANEFIVLLKETSVAGYVTIRDLTMGGNIIRAATYSAFMPLIAVAVIYLVLVMFFTKIVSILERSLRKSER; encoded by the coding sequence ATGGATTGGGTTAAAAAAATAGGCTGGCTAAACGATTTAAAAGCCGACTTTATATTGAATTTTGTCAGCGACAACAGATGGAAATTCATAACAAGCGGTCTTAAAAACACGCTTATCATCACATTTTTGGCGGTTTTAATCGGCGTTGCGCTTGGTATGATTGTGGCGGTTGTACGTTCAAGCTACGACAAAAACTATGCCGATATGCACAAAGGTTTGAACGAATTTCTGCTTAAAATCGCAAATGCAATATGCAAAATTTATCTTACAGTTATAAGAGGAACACCTGTTGTCGTTCAGCTTATGATTATGTATTACATAATTTTTGCAACCTCGCGAAACAGTCTTATGGTTGCGGTTATAGCGTTCGGCATAAACTCGGGCGCATATGTTGCGGAGATTGTGCGTTCGGGAATTATGTCTATCGACCAGGGACAGCTTGAAGCAGGCAGAAGCCTCGGCTTCGACTACAAACGCACTATGTGGTATATCATCATTCCGCAGGCGTTTAAAAACATTCTCCCTGCACTTGCAAACGAATTTATCGTTTTGCTGAAAGAAACGTCGGTTGCAGGTTATGTTACAATCCGTGACCTCACAATGGGCGGTAATATCATACGCGCGGCGACGTATTCGGCATTTATGCCCCTTATCGCGGTTGCGGTTATTTACCTTGTGCTTGTAATGTTCTTTACGAAGATTGTGAGCATACTCGAAAGGAGCTTGAGAAAGAGTGAACGATAA
- a CDS encoding ACT domain-containing protein — MFVKQISVFVENKGGRLAKVTKILAENGVNIRALSIADTTDFGILRLIVDDPDKAFKSLKDAGLIVRTTSVLAISIDDVAGSLASALDTIDKCGISVEYMYAYLGYISGKAMVVLKVNEPEEATERLRSTNVNVLNAEDVYKI, encoded by the coding sequence ATGTTTGTTAAGCAAATTTCGGTTTTTGTGGAAAATAAAGGCGGCAGACTTGCCAAGGTAACGAAAATTCTGGCGGAAAACGGTGTTAATATCAGAGCGCTTTCCATTGCCGACACGACCGATTTCGGCATTTTGCGCCTTATAGTTGATGACCCCGACAAGGCTTTTAAATCGCTTAAAGACGCCGGACTTATCGTGCGCACAACAAGCGTTCTGGCAATTTCTATCGACGATGTTGCAGGCTCGCTCGCGTCTGCGCTCGATACAATCGACAAATGCGGTATCAGTGTTGAATATATGTACGCTTATCTCGGCTATATCTCGGGTAAGGCTATGGTTGTTCTTAAAGTCAACGAGCCGGAAGAGGCTACCGAAAGACTTCGCAGTACAAATGTTAACGTTTTAAATGCTGAAGATGTATACAAAATTTAG